One genomic region from Prunus persica cultivar Lovell chromosome G3, Prunus_persica_NCBIv2, whole genome shotgun sequence encodes:
- the LOC18782536 gene encoding uncharacterized protein LOC18782536, with protein MNNITASELAGFGVGALLLCATIAAPKVDAFISASQRSSLGMCKRCGNLRMIACSRCKGVGLIKEGGVFGLNLIDDFYESVGGSDSKVRSISCTNCNARGHFSCPDCSKTSV; from the exons atGAATAACATAACGGCAAGCGAGCTGGCGGGTTTTGGAGTTGGGGCTCTGCTCCTCTGTGCCACCATTGCTGCCCCAAAGGTCGACGCTTTCATCTCTGCCTCTCAGCGCAG TTCTTTGGGAATGTGCAAGAGATGTGGCAATCTGAGGATGATAGCATGCTCAAGATGCAAAGGAGTTGGATTAATCAAAGAAGGTGGAGTGTTTGGTTTAAATCTCATTGATGACTTCTATGAATCGGTTGGGGGTAGTGATTCGAAAGTAAGATCCATTTCTTGCACCAACTGTAACGCTAGAGGTCATTTTAGCTGCCCTGATTGCTCTAAAACATCtgtttga
- the LOC18782505 gene encoding developmental protein SEPALLATA 1 isoform X3, translating to MGRGRVELKRIENKINRQVTFAKRRNGLLKKAYELSILCDAEVALIIFSNRGKLYEFCSSSSILKTLERYQKCSYGQVEVNKPAKELEQSSYREYLKLKGRFESLQRTQRNLLGEDLGPLNTKELEQLERQLESSLKQVRSTKTQYMLDQLSDLQNKEQMLIEANRDLSLKLDDISSRNQIRQSWEGGNQGGMAYGSQHAQSQGFFQPLDCNPTLQIGYSNVGSEQMSATTHAQQVNGFIPGWML from the exons ATGGGGAGGGGAAGAGTGGAACTCAAGAGGATAGAGAACAAGATAAACAGGCAAGTCACATTTGCAAAGAGAAGAAATGGGCTTCTGAAGAAAGCCTATGAGCTCTCTATTCTCTGTGATGCTGAGGTTGCTCTCATCATCTTCTCTAACCGTGGCAAGCTCTATGAGTTCTGTAGCAGCTCTAG cATACTCAAAACACTGGAAAGGTACCAGAAGTGCAGTTATGGTCAAGTGGAAGTCAACAAACCTGCCAAGGAACTTGAG CAGAGCAGCTACCGCGAGTACTTGAAACTGAAAGGTCGATTTGAGTCCCTACAACGAACTCAGAG AAACCTTCTTGGAGAAGACTTGGGTCCCTTAAACACAAAGGAGCTTGAGCAGCTTGAGCGTCAACTGGAGTCCTCCTTGAAGCAAGTTAGGTCCACTAAG ACTCAGTATATGCTGGACCAACTTTCTGACCTTCAAAATAAG GAACAAATGTTAATAGAAGCAAACAGGGATTTGTCATTGAAg TTGGATGACATTAGTTCAAGAAACCAAATTAGACAATCATGGGAAGGTGGAAACCAGGGGGGTATGGCATATGGGAGCCAGCATGCTCAATCTCAAGGGTTCTTCCAGCCCTTGGATTGCAATCCCACCTTGCAAATAGG GTACTCTAATGTGGGGTCAGAGCAGATGAGTGCCACAACTCATGCCCAACAAGTCAACGGTTTCATCCCTGGATGGATGCTGTGA
- the LOC18782505 gene encoding developmental protein SEPALLATA 1 isoform X2: MGRGRVELKRIENKINRQVTFAKRRNGLLKKAYELSILCDAEVALIIFSNRGKLYEFCSSSSSILKTLERYQKCSYGQVEVNKPAKELESSYREYLKLKGRFESLQRTQRNLLGEDLGPLNTKELEQLERQLESSLKQVRSTKTQYMLDQLSDLQNKEQMLIEANRDLSLKLDDISSRNQIRQSWEGGNQGGMAYGSQHAQSQGFFQPLDCNPTLQIGYSNVGSEQMSATTHAQQVNGFIPGWML; this comes from the exons ATGGGGAGGGGAAGAGTGGAACTCAAGAGGATAGAGAACAAGATAAACAGGCAAGTCACATTTGCAAAGAGAAGAAATGGGCTTCTGAAGAAAGCCTATGAGCTCTCTATTCTCTGTGATGCTGAGGTTGCTCTCATCATCTTCTCTAACCGTGGCAAGCTCTATGAGTTCTGTAGCAGCTCTAG cagcATACTCAAAACACTGGAAAGGTACCAGAAGTGCAGTTATGGTCAAGTGGAAGTCAACAAACCTGCCAAGGAACTTGAG AGCAGCTACCGCGAGTACTTGAAACTGAAAGGTCGATTTGAGTCCCTACAACGAACTCAGAG AAACCTTCTTGGAGAAGACTTGGGTCCCTTAAACACAAAGGAGCTTGAGCAGCTTGAGCGTCAACTGGAGTCCTCCTTGAAGCAAGTTAGGTCCACTAAG ACTCAGTATATGCTGGACCAACTTTCTGACCTTCAAAATAAG GAACAAATGTTAATAGAAGCAAACAGGGATTTGTCATTGAAg TTGGATGACATTAGTTCAAGAAACCAAATTAGACAATCATGGGAAGGTGGAAACCAGGGGGGTATGGCATATGGGAGCCAGCATGCTCAATCTCAAGGGTTCTTCCAGCCCTTGGATTGCAATCCCACCTTGCAAATAGG GTACTCTAATGTGGGGTCAGAGCAGATGAGTGCCACAACTCATGCCCAACAAGTCAACGGTTTCATCCCTGGATGGATGCTGTGA
- the LOC18782505 gene encoding developmental protein SEPALLATA 1 isoform X4, with protein sequence MGRGRVELKRIENKINRQVTFAKRRNGLLKKAYELSILCDAEVALIIFSNRGKLYEFCSSSSILKTLERYQKCSYGQVEVNKPAKELESSYREYLKLKGRFESLQRTQRNLLGEDLGPLNTKELEQLERQLESSLKQVRSTKTQYMLDQLSDLQNKEQMLIEANRDLSLKLDDISSRNQIRQSWEGGNQGGMAYGSQHAQSQGFFQPLDCNPTLQIGYSNVGSEQMSATTHAQQVNGFIPGWML encoded by the exons ATGGGGAGGGGAAGAGTGGAACTCAAGAGGATAGAGAACAAGATAAACAGGCAAGTCACATTTGCAAAGAGAAGAAATGGGCTTCTGAAGAAAGCCTATGAGCTCTCTATTCTCTGTGATGCTGAGGTTGCTCTCATCATCTTCTCTAACCGTGGCAAGCTCTATGAGTTCTGTAGCAGCTCTAG cATACTCAAAACACTGGAAAGGTACCAGAAGTGCAGTTATGGTCAAGTGGAAGTCAACAAACCTGCCAAGGAACTTGAG AGCAGCTACCGCGAGTACTTGAAACTGAAAGGTCGATTTGAGTCCCTACAACGAACTCAGAG AAACCTTCTTGGAGAAGACTTGGGTCCCTTAAACACAAAGGAGCTTGAGCAGCTTGAGCGTCAACTGGAGTCCTCCTTGAAGCAAGTTAGGTCCACTAAG ACTCAGTATATGCTGGACCAACTTTCTGACCTTCAAAATAAG GAACAAATGTTAATAGAAGCAAACAGGGATTTGTCATTGAAg TTGGATGACATTAGTTCAAGAAACCAAATTAGACAATCATGGGAAGGTGGAAACCAGGGGGGTATGGCATATGGGAGCCAGCATGCTCAATCTCAAGGGTTCTTCCAGCCCTTGGATTGCAATCCCACCTTGCAAATAGG GTACTCTAATGTGGGGTCAGAGCAGATGAGTGCCACAACTCATGCCCAACAAGTCAACGGTTTCATCCCTGGATGGATGCTGTGA
- the LOC18782505 gene encoding developmental protein SEPALLATA 1 isoform X1, translating into MGRGRVELKRIENKINRQVTFAKRRNGLLKKAYELSILCDAEVALIIFSNRGKLYEFCSSSSSILKTLERYQKCSYGQVEVNKPAKELEQSSYREYLKLKGRFESLQRTQRNLLGEDLGPLNTKELEQLERQLESSLKQVRSTKTQYMLDQLSDLQNKEQMLIEANRDLSLKLDDISSRNQIRQSWEGGNQGGMAYGSQHAQSQGFFQPLDCNPTLQIGYSNVGSEQMSATTHAQQVNGFIPGWML; encoded by the exons ATGGGGAGGGGAAGAGTGGAACTCAAGAGGATAGAGAACAAGATAAACAGGCAAGTCACATTTGCAAAGAGAAGAAATGGGCTTCTGAAGAAAGCCTATGAGCTCTCTATTCTCTGTGATGCTGAGGTTGCTCTCATCATCTTCTCTAACCGTGGCAAGCTCTATGAGTTCTGTAGCAGCTCTAG cagcATACTCAAAACACTGGAAAGGTACCAGAAGTGCAGTTATGGTCAAGTGGAAGTCAACAAACCTGCCAAGGAACTTGAG CAGAGCAGCTACCGCGAGTACTTGAAACTGAAAGGTCGATTTGAGTCCCTACAACGAACTCAGAG AAACCTTCTTGGAGAAGACTTGGGTCCCTTAAACACAAAGGAGCTTGAGCAGCTTGAGCGTCAACTGGAGTCCTCCTTGAAGCAAGTTAGGTCCACTAAG ACTCAGTATATGCTGGACCAACTTTCTGACCTTCAAAATAAG GAACAAATGTTAATAGAAGCAAACAGGGATTTGTCATTGAAg TTGGATGACATTAGTTCAAGAAACCAAATTAGACAATCATGGGAAGGTGGAAACCAGGGGGGTATGGCATATGGGAGCCAGCATGCTCAATCTCAAGGGTTCTTCCAGCCCTTGGATTGCAATCCCACCTTGCAAATAGG GTACTCTAATGTGGGGTCAGAGCAGATGAGTGCCACAACTCATGCCCAACAAGTCAACGGTTTCATCCCTGGATGGATGCTGTGA